A region from the Spirochaeta thermophila DSM 6192 genome encodes:
- a CDS encoding ABC transporter permease, with translation MRKFAILLKKEIQGLITPQVILSVVIMVIVFVMLGGILKDQFAKMSEEAHDLRLAQLPSRPITTTGGLIAYLNEQGIPAFEEDDFSPRIFENPEAPPRVLVFPSDFVEHLLSPEGESPEITLYLSLRNTAGILQITRLVPPESFRTFLMEALRSVILTGGGGEQSPLLERYLEPARLREKVVYNGRIAAVSPDVLIGYLINQNTILVLLLFMVSLFGAQFVATSIATEKESKTLETLLSLPVPRSYIAISKMAAAGIMALLMVVIYLAGFTYYLDSFQGLQTSASAAQGSPDALSVTLALQHLGLVLPPWDELLRGLSYLLSLLNVLGIALILGLFAEDIRGVQVVVTPIMLVLLALYLLTLFLDVLSLPLLARLALYLFPFTHAFISTSLLLADDYLAVGLGLGYQTLTFVLIFLLTLRIFHTDRVLTLKLPRLKRR, from the coding sequence ATGAGAAAGTTTGCGATTCTCCTCAAGAAAGAGATCCAGGGCCTCATCACCCCGCAGGTGATACTCTCCGTAGTGATCATGGTCATAGTGTTCGTCATGCTCGGTGGTATCCTCAAGGACCAGTTCGCAAAGATGAGCGAAGAGGCACACGACCTCAGGCTCGCACAACTCCCCTCCCGCCCCATCACCACCACCGGAGGGCTCATCGCCTACCTCAACGAGCAGGGCATCCCTGCCTTTGAGGAAGACGACTTCAGCCCCAGGATCTTCGAAAACCCGGAGGCACCTCCCCGTGTCCTCGTCTTCCCCTCGGATTTCGTGGAACACCTCCTCTCCCCGGAAGGGGAGTCACCTGAGATCACCCTCTACCTCTCCCTTCGCAACACCGCGGGCATCCTCCAGATCACCCGACTCGTCCCGCCGGAATCGTTCCGGACATTCCTCATGGAAGCCCTCCGGAGCGTCATCCTCACCGGCGGCGGGGGTGAGCAGTCCCCCCTCCTCGAACGGTACCTGGAACCGGCACGCCTCCGTGAGAAGGTCGTCTATAACGGGAGAATCGCCGCGGTCTCGCCCGACGTCCTCATAGGCTACCTCATCAACCAGAACACCATCCTCGTGCTCCTCCTCTTCATGGTGAGCCTCTTCGGCGCCCAGTTCGTGGCCACCTCCATCGCGACCGAGAAGGAGAGCAAGACCCTCGAGACCCTCCTCTCCCTCCCCGTACCCCGGAGCTACATCGCCATCAGCAAGATGGCCGCTGCAGGAATCATGGCCCTCCTCATGGTGGTCATCTACCTCGCGGGATTCACCTACTACCTCGACTCCTTCCAGGGACTCCAGACCAGCGCCTCCGCGGCCCAGGGCTCTCCGGACGCCCTCTCCGTGACCCTCGCCCTCCAGCACCTTGGGCTGGTCCTTCCCCCCTGGGACGAGCTGCTCAGGGGCCTGAGCTACCTCCTCTCGCTCCTCAACGTGCTCGGCATTGCCCTCATCCTGGGACTCTTCGCCGAGGACATCCGCGGCGTCCAGGTGGTCGTCACCCCCATCATGCTCGTGCTCCTCGCCCTCTACCTCCTCACCCTCTTCCTCGACGTGCTCTCGCTCCCCCTCCTCGCCCGCCTTGCCCTCTACCTCTTCCCCTTCACACACGCCTTCATCTCCACCTCGCTCCTCCTCGCCGACGACTACCTCGCAGTGGGCCTGGGCCTCGGCTACCAGACCCTCACCTTCGTGCTCATCTTCCTCCTCACCCTGCGGATCTTCCACACCGACCGCGTCCTCACCCTCAAGCTCCCGCGCCTGAAGCGTCGGTAG
- a CDS encoding arginyltransferase encodes MADRRHHRFENPLELLRRRDLLLPGGAEPCPYLEGRTWATEGLVASVMDGSLYEALLPYGLRRSGSYFYRNVCPGCTACIPLRVDATRFRPSKSQRRVLKKNRDVRIIVGTPNFDPEVYLLYRTYVSRWHKRPAPDEEEFRHFLCISPVETHLMRYYVEDRLVGAGWVDILPHGISSVYFAFHPDERARSLGTFSIMKEIEYARLLDKRWLYLGFYVAESRKMNYKARFRPHQLALDGRWIPNE; translated from the coding sequence ATGGCCGACAGGCGGCACCACAGGTTCGAGAACCCGCTCGAACTCCTCAGGAGGCGGGACCTCCTCCTCCCCGGCGGGGCCGAGCCCTGCCCCTACCTGGAGGGCCGCACCTGGGCCACCGAGGGCCTCGTCGCCTCGGTCATGGACGGCTCCCTCTACGAAGCCCTCCTCCCCTACGGCCTCCGCCGGAGCGGATCGTACTTCTACCGCAACGTGTGTCCGGGCTGCACGGCCTGCATCCCCCTCCGGGTGGATGCCACCCGCTTCCGTCCCTCCAAATCGCAGCGCCGCGTCCTCAAGAAGAACCGTGACGTACGCATCATCGTAGGCACCCCCAACTTCGACCCCGAGGTCTACCTCCTCTACCGCACGTACGTCTCCCGGTGGCACAAGCGCCCTGCCCCCGACGAGGAGGAGTTCCGCCACTTCCTCTGCATAAGCCCGGTGGAGACCCACCTCATGCGCTACTACGTGGAGGACCGGCTCGTGGGGGCGGGGTGGGTCGACATCCTTCCCCACGGGATAAGCAGCGTGTACTTCGCCTTCCACCCGGACGAACGCGCCCGCTCCCTCGGCACCTTCTCCATCATGAAAGAGATCGAGTACGCCCGACTCCTGGATAAACGCTGGCTCTACCTCGGCTTCTATGTCGCAGAGAGCCGCAAGATGAACTACAAGGCACGCTTCAGACCCCACCAGCTCGCCCTCGACGGCAGGTGGATCCCGAACGAGTGA
- a CDS encoding nucleotidyltransferase family protein: MSITHRGKDMGEQVAKETIRTAKAVIEEEVEKAGFHVARILLFGSRARGDSTAHSDWDFYVVVDTPIDFPTKRRVAGSIQMRLAEQHIFCDIIIQSREAFAHLSRSKNTVSYLARTEGIRI, from the coding sequence ATGAGTATTACTCATCGAGGCAAGGATATGGGAGAACAAGTTGCCAAAGAAACCATACGTACCGCGAAGGCCGTGATCGAAGAAGAAGTTGAAAAGGCGGGCTTTCATGTGGCACGTATTCTTCTTTTTGGCTCACGGGCCCGAGGAGATAGCACTGCACACAGCGACTGGGATTTCTACGTGGTGGTCGATACACCGATCGATTTTCCCACGAAACGGCGTGTAGCCGGCAGCATACAAATGAGACTCGCAGAGCAGCACATCTTCTGTGATATCATCATCCAGAGCCGGGAGGCGTTTGCTCACCTCAGCCGTTCAAAGAACACCGTTTCTTACCTAGCCCGCACCGAAGGGATCAGGATATGA
- a CDS encoding HEPN domain-containing protein, producing the protein MNEQVEKWLLKAEHDLIVARNETKIEGAPTDVICFHCQQAVEKYLKAFLTHHQVDMRRTHNIAELLTLCIERDRDFEELKKRRIYELTIYAVQVRYPDDFYIPSPEETAEALTMAEYTRAFVMRKLS; encoded by the coding sequence ATGAACGAGCAGGTGGAGAAATGGCTTCTCAAAGCAGAGCACGACCTCATCGTGGCGAGAAACGAGACTAAGATAGAGGGGGCTCCTACCGATGTAATATGCTTTCACTGTCAACAGGCAGTGGAAAAGTATCTCAAAGCATTTCTCACCCACCATCAGGTCGATATGCGCAGAACCCATAACATTGCAGAACTTCTCACTCTCTGTATCGAGAGGGATAGAGACTTTGAAGAATTAAAAAAGCGCCGTATCTACGAGCTCACCATCTACGCGGTACAGGTCCGCTATCCCGATGACTTCTACATCCCCTCGCCTGAAGAGACTGCAGAGGCACTCACAATGGCTGAATACACCCGGGCGTTTGTGATGAGGAAGCTCTCGTAG
- a CDS encoding class I SAM-dependent RNA methyltransferase — MERYVLKVEKLIPGGMGLCRHEGRVVMVPDVVDGEVVEVEVVARHSDYDEGVLVGVREGAAARVAPRCGYYGVCGGCVLQHVAYEHQVAVKRGWLEEHLRREGVREVPGCEVYEGPAYGYRSRFQVHIEGGRAGFLRRDLTHLAVEGCEVAHPACAPIFTRRYNGRARKLGFLGWEGRLWGGEEPEEFRVEVGGYVFFGRTDLFFQSNLFVLERLLEWVEGVVSAGDGGEAWDLYAGVGVFSQVLARRGWRPRLVESAVAALGYAERGLGGGAAYVGVSAERFLRGYRGGVPGVVVADPPRSGFSRTVRGFFEAQRVPLLVYISCNAATFARDVAHLMRAGYRLARLAFFDFYPQTPHMEVAGVLHT, encoded by the coding sequence ATGGAGCGCTATGTCCTCAAGGTAGAGAAGCTCATTCCCGGTGGGATGGGGTTGTGTCGGCATGAGGGGCGGGTGGTGATGGTGCCGGATGTGGTGGATGGGGAGGTGGTGGAGGTGGAGGTGGTCGCGCGGCACAGCGACTACGACGAGGGGGTGCTGGTGGGGGTGAGGGAGGGGGCGGCGGCGCGGGTGGCTCCGAGGTGCGGGTACTACGGGGTGTGCGGGGGGTGCGTGCTCCAGCACGTGGCGTACGAGCACCAGGTGGCGGTAAAGCGGGGATGGCTGGAGGAGCACCTGCGACGTGAGGGGGTGAGGGAGGTGCCGGGGTGCGAGGTGTACGAAGGGCCGGCGTATGGGTACCGCAGCAGGTTCCAGGTCCACATAGAGGGGGGCAGGGCGGGGTTCCTGAGGCGGGATCTGACGCACCTGGCGGTGGAGGGGTGCGAGGTAGCCCACCCGGCGTGCGCGCCGATCTTCACGCGGCGGTACAACGGCAGGGCGCGGAAGCTGGGGTTCCTGGGGTGGGAGGGGCGGCTGTGGGGCGGGGAGGAGCCGGAGGAGTTCAGGGTGGAGGTGGGGGGATATGTGTTCTTCGGAAGGACGGACCTGTTCTTCCAGAGCAATCTGTTCGTGCTGGAGAGGCTGCTCGAGTGGGTGGAGGGGGTGGTGTCGGCAGGGGACGGGGGGGAGGCGTGGGACCTGTACGCGGGGGTCGGGGTGTTCTCGCAGGTGCTGGCGCGGAGGGGGTGGCGGCCGCGGCTGGTGGAGAGCGCGGTGGCGGCGCTGGGGTATGCGGAGCGGGGGCTGGGGGGAGGGGCGGCGTACGTGGGGGTGTCGGCGGAGCGGTTCCTGAGGGGGTATCGCGGGGGGGTGCCGGGAGTGGTGGTGGCCGATCCGCCGAGGAGCGGGTTCTCGCGCACGGTGCGGGGCTTCTTCGAGGCGCAGAGGGTCCCGCTGTTGGTCTACATCTCGTGCAATGCTGCCACCTTCGCCCGAGACGTGGCGCATCTTATGCGGGCCGGGTACCGACTCGCACGCCTCGCCTTCTTCGACTTCTATCCCCAGACCCCGCATATGGAGGTGGCAGGGGTGCTTCACACATGA